The proteins below are encoded in one region of Vicingus serpentipes:
- the xrtX gene encoding exosortase X: MIKKIINNISPSDKFIALFVLKAVGLYLLWYLVYDNWLVTSGYVDHLLIDQLVAATDSVLMFLGYTTFTYADAVGVDGTHGVLIGVPCNGLSLFALFAGFIIVFPGKILHKLIYIPLGILVVHVLNILRLVGLALIVVYDSDSLAFNHKYTFTIIVYACIFLMWVLWVKKFATKSNSTKNEKS; the protein is encoded by the coding sequence TTGATTAAAAAAATAATAAATAACATTTCTCCATCAGACAAATTTATCGCTCTATTTGTATTGAAAGCAGTTGGTTTATATCTTTTATGGTATTTAGTTTATGATAATTGGTTGGTTACCAGTGGTTATGTAGATCATTTATTAATAGATCAATTGGTTGCAGCTACTGACAGTGTTTTAATGTTTTTAGGATATACTACTTTTACTTATGCCGATGCAGTTGGGGTAGATGGAACTCATGGAGTATTAATTGGTGTACCTTGTAATGGCTTAAGTTTATTTGCATTGTTTGCAGGGTTTATAATTGTTTTCCCTGGCAAAATTTTACATAAGCTAATTTATATTCCATTAGGAATTTTAGTTGTACATGTACTTAATATATTAAGGTTAGTTGGTTTAGCTCTAATTGTAGTTTATGATAGTGATAGTTTAGCGTTTAACCATAAATATACTTTTACCATTATTGTTTACGCATGTATTTTTTTGATGTGGGTTTTGTGGGTTAAAAAGTTCGCAACAAAAAGCAATTCAACTAAAAATGAAAAAAGTTAA
- a CDS encoding polysaccharide biosynthesis tyrosine autokinase produces the protein MSTTENFGLNIEQIKVYFFKGLRYWYVLLIALIIGISIGFYKARYNISTYEVSGRVLLKDEWKGAGADAFLPGMEIVNERNRLANEIGIIKSFPLMTDMVKSLPELKVNYFEIGNVRETNIYKSAPFKCSIDSITDKSIYDRLFWIKYLSKDRFLISMDDFNTDEGIEHTFGTPIKLINNNVLIEQKTFYDDIIEKKFKFSFNDTEALAKYYQEATNITVDIDNASSILVVSLNGSPYHQQIDVVNAIMKSFITYGINEGNETAINTLNFVDEQLKIVANSLTLVEQNLKNFKESANDKRVNINGENIIQQITKLEQEKLEYQFTIDFSKKTIDYIKNNDDAKGIVIPYFINRSNVLYDLMVTLIDKYNKRESLKFSVHDNSTQMIQLLNEIKISKSILIENLISLKNKTENDYSIVNQQLNFLITKIKDIPSVEKDYTIAYRNYLIQDKLYTYLLEKKQEAEIAKASNIAKASILDYANLYRVSKTSPSNASIYQKYIILFFILGIIVIVILELINNKIIDKSDIERITNLPILGYIGHNKENDNLLLFNSPKSLIAEAFRSIRTNLQYMVNQNQSKVIMLTSSVSGEGKTFCSMNISSSYALLDKKTILIGADLRKPRIYDDFGLSNAIGLSTLLIGNTPLIDAIQKTNNPFLDIITSGPIPPNPSELLASEAFSILINDLKNKYDTIVIDTSPIGLVTDARILIDIADVVLLIIRQKVTTFPNLSKVTKELGGHKQKCGIVINDILQKRIGYGSYGYGYGYGYGYGEYHDESEN, from the coding sequence ATGAGTACTACCGAAAATTTTGGATTGAATATAGAGCAAATTAAAGTTTACTTCTTTAAAGGATTAAGGTATTGGTACGTTTTACTTATAGCTCTTATAATTGGCATTTCTATAGGGTTTTATAAAGCACGATATAATATTTCAACCTATGAGGTTTCTGGTAGGGTTTTATTAAAGGATGAATGGAAAGGAGCTGGTGCTGATGCTTTTTTACCAGGGATGGAAATTGTGAATGAACGTAACCGATTAGCCAATGAAATTGGGATTATTAAATCCTTCCCATTGATGACGGATATGGTGAAATCTTTACCTGAATTAAAAGTCAACTATTTTGAGATTGGTAATGTGAGGGAAACTAACATCTATAAAAGTGCTCCATTTAAATGTAGTATAGATAGTATTACCGATAAATCAATATACGACCGTCTTTTTTGGATTAAATACCTTAGTAAAGATCGCTTCCTCATTTCGATGGATGATTTTAACACTGACGAAGGTATTGAACATACATTTGGAACCCCCATTAAATTAATTAATAATAATGTACTTATTGAACAAAAAACTTTTTATGATGACATCATTGAAAAGAAATTCAAATTCTCTTTTAACGATACAGAAGCTCTTGCAAAATATTACCAAGAAGCAACTAATATAACAGTTGATATTGATAATGCTTCTTCTATACTTGTAGTGTCACTTAATGGCTCTCCATACCATCAACAAATAGATGTCGTAAATGCAATAATGAAAAGTTTTATTACTTATGGCATTAACGAGGGTAATGAAACTGCTATAAACACTCTAAATTTTGTAGATGAGCAATTAAAGATTGTTGCTAATTCATTGACTCTAGTAGAACAAAACCTTAAAAACTTTAAAGAAAGTGCAAACGACAAAAGAGTAAACATTAACGGCGAAAATATTATCCAACAAATTACTAAACTGGAACAAGAAAAGTTAGAATATCAATTTACGATTGATTTTTCTAAAAAAACCATCGATTATATCAAAAACAATGATGATGCTAAAGGTATTGTAATACCCTACTTTATTAATAGGTCCAATGTGCTTTATGATCTGATGGTAACCCTAATTGATAAATACAACAAACGAGAATCCTTAAAATTTTCAGTACATGATAATAGTACTCAAATGATTCAACTTTTGAATGAAATTAAAATATCAAAATCTATACTTATAGAAAATTTAATCTCATTAAAAAATAAAACTGAGAATGATTATTCGATTGTAAATCAACAACTAAACTTTTTAATTACTAAGATTAAAGATATTCCTTCAGTGGAAAAAGATTATACTATTGCTTATCGAAATTATCTTATACAAGATAAATTGTATACTTATTTATTAGAAAAGAAACAAGAAGCAGAAATTGCTAAAGCATCAAACATTGCTAAAGCTAGTATTCTTGATTATGCTAACCTATATAGGGTTTCTAAAACAAGTCCAAGTAACGCAAGTATCTACCAAAAATATATTATTCTATTTTTTATTTTGGGAATTATAGTTATTGTAATTCTCGAATTAATTAATAATAAAATTATTGATAAATCTGATATCGAAAGAATCACAAACCTTCCTATTTTAGGCTACATTGGGCACAACAAAGAAAATGATAATTTATTGTTATTTAACAGCCCTAAATCGTTAATTGCGGAAGCATTTAGATCTATACGAACAAATTTGCAATATATGGTTAATCAAAACCAAAGTAAAGTTATTATGCTTACCTCTTCAGTTAGTGGTGAAGGAAAAACGTTTTGCTCAATGAACATTTCATCATCATACGCTTTGTTGGATAAAAAAACAATTTTAATTGGAGCTGATTTACGTAAACCACGTATTTATGATGATTTTGGATTAAGTAATGCAATTGGATTAAGTACTTTATTAATTGGAAACACACCACTAATTGACGCCATTCAAAAAACGAATAATCCTTTTTTAGACATCATTACTTCTGGTCCTATCCCCCCTAACCCCTCTGAATTATTAGCTTCCGAGGCTTTTTCAATTTTAATAAATGATTTAAAAAATAAATACGATACCATTGTGATTGATACTTCCCCAATTGGTTTGGTTACTGATGCTCGAATTTTAATTGATATAGCAGATGTGGTATTGTTGATTATTAGACAAAAAGTCACCACTTTCCCCAATCTTTCAAAAGTAACCAAAGAACTAGGGGGACACAAGCAAAAATGTGGAATTGTAATTAACGATATTCTGCAAAAAAGAATTGGGTATGGTAGTTATGGTTATGGTTATGGTTATGGTTATGGTTATGGAGAATATCATGACGAAAGTGAAAATTAA